The Candidatus Eisenbacteria bacterium nucleotide sequence GCAGCGGATTTCGGTGATCGCCCCCGTGGCGGGGTCCTTCGCCACGCCGGTGCACGTGACCAGATAAGCCCCGCGCAGGCGCACCTCATTGCCGGGATAGAGCCTGTGGTACTTCTTGGGAGGCGTCTCGCGGAAGTCGTCCGCCTCGATGTAGATCTCCCGGCTGAAGGGGACGCGGCGGACCCCCAGCTCCGGCCGCTCCGGGTTGATCGGGATCTCGAACTCCTCGACCCTGCCCTCTGGGTAGCTCTCGACGACCAGCCGGATCGGGCGCAGGACGGCCATCGTCCGGGGAGCGTTCTTGTTGAGATCCTCGCGGACGGCATGCTCCAGCAGGGCGATGTCGACGGTGCTCTCGCGCTTGGCAAGCCCGATCCTCTCCATGAAGACGCGGATCGCTTCGGGCGTGTAGCCGCGCCTGCGCATGGCGCAGAGCGTCGGCAGCCGGGGATCGTCCCACCCGGAGACGTGTCCCTCGGTCACGAGCTGGCGCAGGCGGCGCTTCGAGGTGATCGTGTAGGTCACGTTCAGGGGCGCGAACTCGATCTGTTGGGGCCTCTCGTCGAGGTCGATCTGGTCGAGGAACCAGTCGTAGAGGGGTCGATGGTCCTCGAACTCGAGCGTGCAGATCGAGTGGGTGATCCGCTCGATCGCGTCCGACTGCCCGTGGGTCCAGTCGTAGGACGGGTAGATGCACCAGGCGTCGCCGGTTCGGTGATGCGTCGCCCGCCGGATCCGGTACATGACCGGGTCGCGGAGGTTCATGTTGGGGGAGGCCATGTCGATCTTCGCACGCAGGGTCCTCGAGCCGTCGGGGAACTCCCCCGCCCTCATGCGGCGAAAGAGGCCGAGGTTTTCCTCCGCCGATCGGCTGCGATAGGGGC carries:
- a CDS encoding glutamine--tRNA ligase/YqeY domain fusion protein, with the translated sequence MSPDAGAGAPVDFLRAIIEEDIRDGKRGGRVHTRFPPEPNGYLHVGHAKSIHLNFGIAAQYGGFCNLRFDDTNPEKEEVEYVESMKEDVRWLGFDWEDRLYFASDYFEQIYEWAEKLILNGRAYVCDLSADEVRETRGTLTEPGRPSPYRSRSAEENLGLFRRMRAGEFPDGSRTLRAKIDMASPNMNLRDPVMYRIRRATHHRTGDAWCIYPSYDWTHGQSDAIERITHSICTLEFEDHRPLYDWFLDQIDLDERPQQIEFAPLNVTYTITSKRRLRQLVTEGHVSGWDDPRLPTLCAMRRRGYTPEAIRVFMERIGLAKRESTVDIALLEHAVREDLNKNAPRTMAVLRPIRLVVESYPEGRVEEFEIPINPERPELGVRRVPFSREIYIEADDFRETPPKKYHRLYPGNEVRLRGAYLVTCTGVAKDPATGAITEIRCTHDPASRGGSAPDGRRVQGTIHWVSAAHSFEAEVRLYDHLFTRPDPSGDKEGRDFKEFLNPESLVILAGCRMEESMRGVRPGEKYQFERIGYFCVDTRDSGPGRPIFNRTVTLRDTWARIEKAQR